From the Orenia metallireducens genome, one window contains:
- a CDS encoding HutP family protein, which translates to MKLNEFTVEDIVRIDGGRELGKLATVLSMVDDKHDDMIVEAIINEGFGAVITRAGGKGEDLKNKVLRNALGAAVKGDVIDDGIQDRRVLTRCVERALVGLNGPMSSISGAGIKIGIVKKDSHLAVAIHGKIGIPGLDIDHEISGLGVHYYGLVNND; encoded by the coding sequence GTGAAGTTAAATGAATTTACAGTAGAGGATATTGTTAGAATAGATGGTGGAAGAGAATTAGGAAAGCTTGCTACAGTTTTATCTATGGTAGATGATAAACATGATGATATGATAGTAGAAGCTATAATTAATGAAGGTTTTGGTGCTGTTATCACTCGTGCAGGAGGTAAAGGGGAAGATTTAAAGAATAAGGTGTTACGTAATGCTTTAGGTGCTGCTGTCAAGGGTGATGTAATAGATGATGGTATCCAAGATCGCCGTGTATTGACTAGATGTGTTGAGCGTGCTTTGGTTGGGTTGAATGGACCAATGAGTAGCATCTCTGGTGCAGGAATTAAGATTGGAATAGTAAAGAAAGATTCTCATTTAGCTGTTGCTATTCATGGTAAGATTGGGATACCAGGTTTAGATATTGATCATGAAATTTCTGGACTTGGTGTTCATTATTATGGTTTAGTTAATAATGATTAA
- the hprK gene encoding HPr(Ser) kinase/phosphatase produces the protein MNSISVEKIVEHFHLQQINQIPIENVILVSDIKRPGLELAGFFDYFTPDRVQVLGRTELSFLQELPKELLIERLDKFCSYDIPCIVIARGLEPPQELIDLSQKNQIPLLSTDYSTTSFVSRLTDYLESEFSPEVTKHGVLVEVYGVGVFIKGDSGIGKSESALDLVKRGHRLVADDAVIIRRFMRGALVGRSPEISKHYMELRGLGIINVRTLFGAGAVREEQSIDLIAELEKWDNAKNYDRLGIQDDTEEILDVTIPKVTIPVRPGRNLAMVMEVAAMNYRLKSTGYNAAQEFTKRLEETLRSEN, from the coding sequence ATGAATAGCATATCTGTAGAAAAGATAGTAGAACATTTTCATCTACAACAGATTAATCAGATACCAATTGAAAATGTAATTCTGGTTAGTGATATTAAAAGACCGGGTCTAGAGTTAGCTGGATTTTTTGATTATTTTACTCCTGATAGAGTACAAGTTTTAGGAAGAACAGAGCTTTCGTTCTTACAAGAATTACCAAAAGAGTTATTGATTGAGAGGTTAGATAAATTTTGTAGCTACGATATCCCTTGTATTGTTATTGCTAGAGGGTTAGAGCCACCACAAGAGTTAATAGACTTATCTCAAAAAAATCAGATTCCGCTACTTAGTACAGATTATTCTACAACTAGCTTTGTTAGTAGATTGACTGATTATTTAGAGAGTGAATTTTCGCCAGAAGTTACTAAACATGGAGTTTTAGTAGAGGTTTATGGTGTTGGAGTATTTATTAAGGGTGACAGTGGAATTGGTAAGAGTGAAAGTGCCTTGGATTTAGTAAAGAGAGGGCATCGACTGGTAGCCGATGATGCAGTTATAATAAGAAGGTTTATGAGAGGTGCTCTTGTTGGGCGTTCTCCTGAAATTTCTAAACATTATATGGAGTTAAGGGGTTTAGGAATTATTAATGTAAGAACACTCTTTGGTGCTGGAGCTGTTAGAGAAGAGCAGTCTATAGATTTGATAGCTGAATTAGAAAAATGGGATAATGCTAAAAATTATGATAGATTGGGTATTCAAGATGATACTGAAGAGATTTTAGATGTTACTATACCTAAAGTAACTATACCAGTAAGACCTGGTAGAAACTTAGCTATGGTTATGGAAGTAGCAGCAATGAATTATAGGTTAAAGAGTACAGGATATAATGCTGCCCAAGAGTTTACTAAGAGATTAGAAGAGACTCTTAGAAGTGAAAATTAA
- a CDS encoding PTS lactose/cellobiose transporter subunit IIA produces MENINLDKTAFQITLHGGNAKDLANDALVAAKKGDYEQAENLLAEADKEFNLGHEVQSKAMQKDDKDNRIVPTLLLVHAKDHLMAAKTEIKLIKELIELHKKLDK; encoded by the coding sequence ATGGAGAATATAAATTTAGACAAAACGGCTTTTCAGATTACTTTACATGGGGGAAATGCGAAGGATTTAGCCAATGATGCATTGGTTGCAGCAAAAAAGGGAGACTATGAGCAAGCGGAGAATTTATTAGCAGAAGCTGATAAGGAATTTAACCTTGGTCATGAAGTACAATCTAAGGCTATGCAAAAAGATGATAAAGATAATAGAATAGTTCCTACCTTATTGTTAGTTCATGCAAAAGATCATTTAATGGCTGCTAAAACAGAAATCAAATTAATTAAAGAGTTAATTGAATTACACAAAAAATTAGACAAATAG
- a CDS encoding ROK family protein, with the protein MQKEYVVGVDLGGTKILTAVADLEGNILARVRKDTEAEKGKEAVIQKIKDTVYGVIKETDIDLSQVKGIGLGVPGPVNIKKGVIKHTPNLKLDNVNIIEELRELDTPIFLENDANAAALGEKWFGAGKAAENMIYMTVSTGIGGGVIINKEIFHGAGDAAGEIGHMTIIPDSDVQCGCGNYGCWEAIASGTALGRLGREAVEAGKDTLMSKLVNDPSEVNGAVVAKAAEKGDKVAREIMDKIADYLGIGMASLINIFNPDTIVIGGGVSQSWKLIEDKVNSTIKARAMNSLIEDVNIITAQLGSDVGVLGAVATALAELDLL; encoded by the coding sequence TTGCAAAAAGAATATGTGGTTGGTGTAGATTTAGGTGGAACAAAGATTTTGACTGCAGTAGCTGATTTAGAAGGGAATATTTTAGCCAGAGTGAGAAAGGATACAGAAGCTGAAAAGGGAAAAGAAGCAGTTATCCAAAAGATTAAAGATACAGTTTATGGGGTTATAAAAGAGACTGATATAGATTTATCCCAGGTTAAAGGGATTGGTTTAGGGGTACCAGGACCTGTTAATATCAAAAAGGGTGTTATTAAACATACTCCTAATTTAAAGTTAGATAATGTTAATATTATCGAAGAATTAAGAGAATTAGATACCCCTATCTTTTTAGAGAATGATGCTAATGCAGCTGCTTTAGGTGAAAAGTGGTTTGGTGCAGGAAAAGCAGCAGAAAATATGATTTATATGACTGTAAGTACTGGGATTGGTGGAGGAGTTATAATTAATAAAGAGATATTCCACGGTGCTGGTGATGCTGCTGGTGAGATAGGTCATATGACTATTATTCCTGACAGTGATGTTCAATGTGGTTGTGGTAATTATGGTTGTTGGGAAGCTATTGCTTCTGGGACTGCTTTAGGTAGGCTGGGAAGAGAAGCAGTGGAAGCAGGTAAAGATACTTTAATGAGTAAACTTGTTAATGATCCTTCAGAAGTTAATGGAGCAGTTGTAGCTAAGGCAGCAGAAAAAGGTGATAAGGTAGCAAGAGAGATTATGGATAAGATTGCTGATTATTTAGGAATAGGAATGGCGAGTTTAATTAATATATTCAATCCCGATACTATAGTTATAGGTGGGGGAGTATCCCAATCATGGAAATTGATTGAGGATAAGGTAAACTCGACTATAAAAGCAAGAGCAATGAACTCTTTAATAGAAGATGTTAACATTATTACAGCTCAATTAGGCAGTGATGTTGGTGTATTGGGAGCAGTAGCTACTGCTTTAGCTGAATTAGATTTGCTATAA